Below is a genomic region from Actinomadura sp. NAK00032.
CGCCTTCGTGCGGGACCAGGCGCGCGGGGCCGCGCCGCCCGACCAGCCGGAGCGGTTCTCCTCGGCCCGCAACCGGTTGCGGGGGATCGTCACCGACGTCGTCCGGGACGGCGTGATGGCGCAGGTGGAGATCCAGGCGGGCCCGTTCCGGGTCGTGTCGCTGATGAGCCGCGAGGCCGCCGACGACCTCGGCCTCCGGGTCGGCGTGGTCGCCGAGGCGGTGGTGAAGTCGACCAACGTCGTGGTCGAGGTCGCGGAACCGGGAGCATCATGATCAAGAAGGCGCTGCCGGCCGCGGCCCTCCTGCTCGTGGCCCTGGCGGGCTGCGGGGACGTCGAGGAGGGCCCGTCCGGGACGGGCGGCGGCGGGAAGGGCGGCGGCGGAACGCTGACGGTCTTCGCGGCGGCCTCGCTGACCGAGGCGTTCACCGCGCTCGGCAAGGAGTTCGAGTCGGCGCACCGGGGCGCGACGGTGCGGTTCAACTTCGGCGGCAGTTCGACGCTCGCGCAGCAGATCACGCAGGGCGCGCCGGCGGACGTGTTCGCGTCCGCGAACCCGGCCACGATGAAGACGGTCACCGACGCCGGCGACGCCGCCGGGACGCCCCGGGTCTTCACCCGCAACCGCCTGGTCATCGCCGTCCCCGCGGACAACCCCGGCAAGGTGGCCGCGGTCGGCGACC
It encodes:
- a CDS encoding molybdopterin-binding protein, with the translated sequence MTTFRISEAAALLGVSADTVRRWVDGGRLPASRDEHGHRRVPGAELAAFVRDQARGAAPPDQPERFSSARNRLRGIVTDVVRDGVMAQVEIQAGPFRVVSLMSREAADDLGLRVGVVAEAVVKSTNVVVEVAEPGAS
- the modA gene encoding molybdate ABC transporter substrate-binding protein — its product is MIKKALPAAALLLVALAGCGDVEEGPSGTGGGGKGGGGTLTVFAAASLTEAFTALGKEFESAHRGATVRFNFGGSSTLAQQITQGAPADVFASANPATMKTVTDAGDAAGTPRVFTRNRLVIAVPADNPGKVAAVGDLAEPGLKVVLCAVQVPCGSAAKTALGAAGVEVRPVSREKDVKAVLTKVGLGEADAGLVYRTDARAAGGRVRAIEFAEAARAVNDYPIAEVAEAPNAALAKEFIALVLGERGRAALAGAGFEAP